From the genome of Vanessa tameamea isolate UH-Manoa-2023 chromosome 16, ilVanTame1 primary haplotype, whole genome shotgun sequence, one region includes:
- the LOC113403569 gene encoding cytochrome c oxidase assembly protein COX11, mitochondrial — MNRLLSINKCYLNTFRNNISRSSPVILLSKHVLPNVCVLRGTHEQKKIGSTLNYMIALGVMTVGLSYAAVPLYRIFCQAYSYGGTTGQAEADVSVSKMKAVKDRPLKIRFNADVASSMQWNFKPQQTDITVVPGETALAFYTARNPTDKSVIGISTYNVIPFEAGQYFNKIQCFCFEEQMLNPHEQVDMPVFFYIDPEFQEDPKMEYVDEIVLSYTFFEAKEGLKLPVPTYAR; from the exons ATGAATAGATTACTCTCTATAAATAAGTGTTACCTTAATACATTTAGGAATAATATAAGTCGAAGTTCGCCTGTTATTTTACTTTCTAAACATGTTTTACCTAATGTTTGTGTTCTTCGTGGAACacacgaacaaaaaaaaatcgggtCAACTCTTAATTATATGATAGCACTCGGTGTGATGACAGTCGGTTTAAGTTATGCGGCAGTACCATTATATAGGATATTTTGCCAG GCATATAGCTATGGAGGTACTACTGGACAAGCAGAGGCTGATGTTTCTGTCAGTAAGATGAAAGCAGTCAAAGATAGACCACTAAAGATTCGCTTTAATGCTGATGTTGCATCTTCAATGCAGTGGAACTTTAAACCACAACAAACAGATATCACT GTGGTGCCGGGTGAGACTGCACTTGCATTTTACACAGCACGGAACCCCACAGATAAGTCAGTGATTGGCATTAGCACATACAACGTGATCCCGTTTGAAGCGGGACAGTACTTCAATAAGATTCAGTGCTTTTGCTTTGAGGAACAAATGCTAAATCCTCATGAgcag GTCGACATGCCTGTGTTTTTCTACATAGATCCAGAGTTTCAAGAAGATCCCAAAATGGAATATGTTGATGAAATAGTACTGTCTTATACTTTCTTTGAGGCTAAGGAGGGGCTGAAGTTACCTGTTCCTACTTATGCTAGATAA